A genomic stretch from Nitrospira sp. includes:
- a CDS encoding DUF2892 domain-containing protein, whose amino-acid sequence MTVNEWLRLIAGCFVLLALVLGATVHPYYNYVAAFVAANLIQSAVTGWCPMMALLRRLGVRE is encoded by the coding sequence ATGACGGTCAATGAATGGTTACGGTTGATCGCGGGATGTTTCGTGCTGCTGGCGTTGGTGCTGGGCGCTACGGTCCATCCCTACTATAATTATGTCGCCGCGTTTGTCGCGGCGAATCTCATCCAGTCCGCCGTGACGGGCTGGTGTCCCATGATGGCTCTTTTGCGGAGGCTCGGTGTCAGAGAATAG
- a CDS encoding efflux RND transporter periplasmic adaptor subunit, giving the protein MSENSNGRVLAGVIALGVLIAAGCGPSQEPTKSGERPSAAAPQQPLHVAIIEVKTSQVPVSVEVTGQVTPVYQATLASRIQGMIDHLLVREGTVVRRGDTLIVLDNRDLQAELSRMTAELDNARAQRDRMEDLYHKDAVSKQELENATRTYRVAEAGRNAVLAQLSYTIVKAPFDGVITEKKVERGELASPGQPLLRMEDPAQLRLEATVAESDVRVVSVGSSVPVVIDALGTSPLKGTVSQILPAGDPQTHTFTMKVELPTTAGLKSGMFGRLRLEKGVSTTLLLPRSSFIERGELASLFVVGSDHVARLRWVKIGRTLEQGVEVLSGVDAGERVVADASKGRDGLLVQDMTTVPSPQGS; this is encoded by the coding sequence GTGTCAGAGAATAGCAATGGACGAGTGCTGGCAGGGGTGATCGCCCTGGGGGTACTGATCGCGGCGGGATGCGGACCATCGCAGGAGCCGACGAAATCCGGAGAACGGCCGTCGGCAGCCGCTCCGCAGCAGCCGCTTCACGTGGCGATCATCGAAGTGAAGACGAGTCAGGTGCCGGTTAGTGTGGAGGTCACCGGTCAGGTCACGCCGGTCTACCAAGCGACGTTGGCCAGTCGTATTCAGGGCATGATTGACCATCTTTTGGTTCGTGAAGGTACGGTGGTGCGCAGGGGCGACACCCTGATCGTGTTGGATAATCGAGATCTGCAGGCCGAGTTATCGCGGATGACGGCGGAGCTCGATAATGCGCGGGCGCAACGTGACCGGATGGAAGATCTGTATCACAAAGATGCGGTGTCCAAGCAGGAATTGGAAAATGCCACGCGTACGTATAGGGTGGCCGAGGCGGGGCGCAACGCCGTGCTGGCGCAGTTGAGTTATACCATCGTGAAGGCGCCCTTCGACGGGGTGATTACGGAGAAGAAGGTGGAGCGGGGAGAGCTGGCGTCCCCCGGGCAACCACTCCTGAGAATGGAAGATCCCGCGCAGCTACGATTGGAAGCGACGGTGGCTGAAAGTGATGTGCGGGTGGTGTCGGTCGGATCATCGGTACCGGTCGTCATCGACGCGTTGGGGACGAGCCCGCTGAAGGGCACCGTGTCGCAGATCCTGCCTGCTGGTGATCCGCAAACCCACACCTTCACGATGAAGGTAGAGCTGCCGACGACCGCCGGGCTCAAGTCCGGCATGTTCGGGCGACTGCGGCTTGAAAAAGGTGTGAGTACGACGTTGCTCCTGCCGAGGTCGTCATTCATCGAACGGGGCGAACTCGCCAGCCTGTTCGTCGTCGGCAGCGATCACGTGGCACGTCTTCGCTGGGTCAAGATCGGCCGCACGCTGGAGCAGGGCGTCGAAGTCCTCTCCGGGGTGGATGCGGGAGAGCGAGTCGTGGCGGACGCCTCCAAGGGGCGCGACGGTCTACTGGTGCAAGACATGACGACGGTCCCGTCCCCTCAGGGATCGTGA